Proteins from a genomic interval of Sphingobium sp. KCTC 72723:
- the virB11 gene encoding P-type DNA transfer ATPase VirB11: MFDQAILTHHLEPLRALLDADAVTELVINKPGEVGIEGRKGWEWVTEERLSVQWLETLSNSMANYTKQKVGPQTPICSTSLPTGERVQIVAPPACDLGNYSITIRKPSVKTFGLGELHAGGLFEHTKIARGRSTAADAELVALKEKQEWAGFLELAVKTRKNILISGATGSGKTTLSKALIQLIPSEERLLTIEDTRELIVPHRNAVHMIYSKDGQGQAQVGAKHLLEASLRMRPDRILLQELRDGTAFFYLRNVNSGHPGSITTVHADSAALAFEQLSLLVKESEGGRDLERKDILDLLHLLVDVVVQCKKVDGRFRVTEIYFEPDLTGM, from the coding sequence ATGTTCGATCAAGCCATTCTCACTCATCACCTTGAGCCGCTGCGCGCGTTGCTCGATGCCGACGCGGTTACGGAACTCGTCATCAACAAGCCCGGTGAAGTCGGCATCGAGGGGCGCAAGGGCTGGGAGTGGGTGACGGAAGAGCGACTGTCCGTTCAATGGCTTGAAACACTGTCGAACTCGATGGCGAACTACACAAAGCAAAAGGTCGGGCCGCAAACGCCGATATGCTCCACCAGTTTGCCGACTGGCGAGCGCGTCCAGATTGTCGCACCCCCTGCCTGCGACCTCGGCAATTATTCGATCACGATCCGCAAGCCCTCGGTCAAGACGTTCGGCTTGGGTGAGCTTCATGCCGGGGGCCTGTTCGAGCATACGAAGATAGCTCGGGGCAGGTCCACGGCGGCCGACGCTGAACTGGTGGCGCTCAAGGAAAAGCAGGAATGGGCAGGGTTCCTCGAACTTGCCGTCAAAACCCGCAAGAATATCCTGATCTCCGGCGCAACCGGGTCCGGTAAGACTACGCTTTCCAAGGCGCTGATCCAGCTTATCCCGTCCGAAGAGCGATTGCTGACTATCGAGGATACGCGCGAATTGATCGTGCCGCACCGCAATGCGGTGCACATGATCTATTCCAAGGATGGGCAAGGCCAAGCCCAGGTCGGCGCAAAGCACCTCCTAGAAGCGAGCCTGCGAATGCGGCCAGACCGTATCTTGCTGCAAGAGCTGCGCGACGGGACCGCGTTCTTCTATCTGCGAAACGTCAACAGCGGCCATCCCGGTTCGATCACGACCGTTCACGCTGATTCCGCAGCGCTGGCCTTCGAGCAATTGTCGCTGCTGGTGAAGGAATCGGAAGGCGGTCGCGACCTCGAACGCAAAGACATTCTCGATCTGCTGCACCTGCTCGTTGATGTCGTTGTCCAATGCAAAAAGGTCGATGGCCGCTTTCGCGTCACTGAAATCTATTTCGAGCCGGATTTGACCGGCATGTAG